In Candidatus Nitrosarchaeum limnium SFB1, the following proteins share a genomic window:
- a CDS encoding 3-dehydroquinate synthase, whose amino-acid sequence MELPRLIEIGERNIGDFGKFVNSLNKSKSVSLISGVNVTKIVKKKIENSLKSNRIKFVWHMSGDNTISAINQIQKNVKKDGSHLIVGIGGGRSVDTAKMIAYNLGKPFVSVPTAASHDGMASPFVSVVSDKPHSIVASAPLGVFVDIDIIRKAPAKLLASGCGDLIANIIAVKDWQLGHEKTGEYYGRYSADLALMSAKIVMENSSQYAKNGLDVRIIVEALISAGVASCIAGSSRPCSGAEHLFSHALDKIAPGRGLHGEKCGIGSIMMAKLQGQDWKKIAKTLKDVGAPTTAKQVNLKSDEIVNALMIAQELRPERYTILKEIDMTEKKALNLAKITNVI is encoded by the coding sequence ATGGAGTTACCTAGGCTCATTGAGATTGGAGAGAGAAACATAGGGGATTTTGGCAAGTTTGTAAATTCACTCAATAAATCAAAAAGTGTTTCGTTAATCAGTGGAGTTAATGTAACTAAGATAGTTAAGAAAAAAATTGAAAATTCACTAAAATCTAATAGAATAAAATTTGTTTGGCATATGTCTGGTGACAATACAATTTCAGCCATTAATCAGATTCAAAAGAATGTAAAAAAAGATGGAAGTCATCTAATTGTAGGTATTGGTGGTGGAAGATCTGTAGATACTGCAAAAATGATTGCATATAATCTTGGCAAACCATTTGTGAGTGTACCTACTGCTGCATCACATGATGGAATGGCAAGTCCATTTGTTTCTGTGGTTAGTGATAAACCACATTCAATTGTTGCATCAGCACCATTAGGCGTATTTGTTGATATCGACATTATACGAAAAGCACCTGCTAAGCTTTTAGCAAGTGGTTGTGGAGATTTGATTGCTAATATCATTGCAGTAAAAGATTGGCAGTTAGGACATGAAAAAACTGGTGAATATTACGGTAGATATTCTGCAGATTTGGCTTTAATGAGTGCAAAAATAGTTATGGAGAATTCCAGTCAATATGCCAAAAATGGACTAGATGTCAGAATAATTGTTGAAGCGTTGATTAGTGCAGGAGTTGCATCTTGTATAGCAGGTAGTAGTAGACCTTGTTCTGGTGCAGAGCATCTTTTTTCGCATGCATTAGATAAGATTGCACCTGGAAGAGGGCTACATGGAGAAAAATGTGGGATTGGGTCTATTATGATGGCAAAGCTGCAAGGTCAGGACTGGAAAAAAATTGCTAAAACTTTGAAAGATGTTGGAGCACCTACAACAGCTAAACAAGTCAATTTGAAATCAGATGAAATTGTTAATGCCCTAATGATTGCACAGGAATTAAGACCTGAAAGGTATACCATTCTAAAAGAAATTGATATGACAGAGAAAAAGGCTTTGAATCTTGCAAAGATTACAAATGTGATTTGA
- a CDS encoding peptidylprolyl isomerase FKBP-type, with the protein MTFNKGSLILIDYTAKVKDTSEVFDTTIEEDAKKHSIHESNVKYQPKLVSIGEVSYPVLKGLDEALSKTAVGDKLTIEVTPDKGFGERDAGKVRMIPIRKLGEDAEKVSVGDTIEVDNKRGIIRFIGSGRVQIDYNHRYAGKTILYDVNVVKSLDSPNDKVDGILKNRLPLEDSKITFELKDKEVNITIPEEILRADGLQIMKHFIQLDIFKFVPSLEKVNFIETHLNKTQAKKTETKEEKKPEPKTA; encoded by the coding sequence TTGACTTTCAACAAAGGTTCATTGATACTAATAGATTATACTGCAAAAGTTAAAGATACTAGTGAGGTTTTTGATACCACAATTGAAGAAGATGCAAAAAAACATTCTATTCATGAATCTAATGTAAAATACCAACCAAAACTGGTTTCAATCGGTGAAGTCTCTTATCCTGTTCTAAAAGGATTGGATGAAGCATTATCTAAAACAGCTGTTGGTGATAAACTTACAATTGAAGTTACGCCAGACAAAGGATTTGGAGAAAGAGATGCTGGAAAAGTTAGAATGATTCCTATTAGAAAACTTGGAGAAGATGCAGAAAAGGTTTCAGTAGGTGATACAATTGAAGTTGACAATAAAAGAGGAATTATAAGATTTATCGGTTCAGGAAGAGTCCAAATCGATTACAATCACCGATATGCAGGTAAAACAATTCTTTACGATGTTAATGTTGTAAAATCACTTGACTCTCCAAATGATAAAGTAGACGGAATTCTAAAAAATAGACTGCCTCTAGAAGATTCTAAAATTACTTTTGAATTAAAGGATAAAGAAGTAAACATTACAATTCCTGAAGAAATACTCCGAGCCGATGGACTACAAATAATGAAGCATTTTATTCAATTAGATATTTTTAAGTTTGTTCCATCTTTAGAGAAAGTCAACTTTATTGAAACACATCTGAATAAAACTCAAGCAAAGAAGACTGAAACAAAAGAAGAAAAAAAACCTGAACCTAAAACAGCCTAA
- a CDS encoding cytidyltransferase-like protein produces MKSVDIFMDGLLIGRFQPFHLGHLAALRFALTKVDKLWIGLGSSNKPLQKNNPFSAEERKEMILASIDESMKQKIQIYFIPDLENHIKWIDLIDTLVPKFDVVFTNDDLTKHLYSKRNVTVMSIPFFKRDALSGTNIRDMIISDQKWEELVPEGTKSFLNKTSAKQRLKNL; encoded by the coding sequence ATGAAATCTGTTGATATCTTTATGGATGGACTACTAATAGGAAGATTTCAACCATTTCACTTAGGACATCTTGCTGCCTTACGTTTTGCATTGACTAAAGTTGACAAATTATGGATAGGTTTAGGTAGCTCCAATAAACCTTTACAAAAAAACAACCCATTTTCAGCTGAAGAAAGAAAAGAAATGATTCTTGCTTCAATTGATGAATCTATGAAGCAAAAAATTCAAATCTATTTTATCCCAGATCTAGAAAATCACATTAAATGGATTGATCTAATAGATACGCTTGTTCCAAAATTTGATGTGGTTTTTACTAATGATGATTTAACAAAACATCTCTATTCAAAACGTAATGTTACTGTAATGTCAATACCGTTTTTTAAAAGAGATGCTCTTTCTGGAACAAATATTCGAGATATGATAATTAGCGATCAGAAATGGGAGGAACTTGTACCTGAAGGAACAAAAAGTTTTTTGAATAAAACTAGTGCTAAGCAACGTTTGAAAAATCTCTAA
- a CDS encoding Serine--pyruvate transaminase — MLPGPTNVPNRVMRAMLAPIINHRSDDFVELYTDVVDKTQQVFQTKNDIVALSASGTGAVEASVINIVKKGDKIIIPVNGEFSGRLAELIEAQGAHVVKLQTPPGQNATFDQVKEAFDNNKDVKAFYVVHNETSTGTMVNYLDRISDLTSRNDAMYIVDSVSILGGVNLPVDKWNIDVCMTGAQKAIAAPPGISPISVSPKAKKYMIANPPPTMYFNLARYFKYYEESKHTPFTPALPLLYAYREALSIMLEEGLEHVFKRHKVCSDALYSSLSAIGLTPFAKQEDRSISIIALNYLDGLEDKIFRDTLADKFKVLVAGGFGNLKGKVFRVGCMGEVNKYHVMRTVSAISSTLAMMGYKTDAQAGLKTAEEKLKAL, encoded by the coding sequence ATGCTTCCAGGTCCTACAAATGTACCTAATAGAGTTATGAGAGCAATGCTTGCTCCTATTATTAATCACAGAAGTGATGATTTTGTTGAATTATACACAGATGTAGTTGATAAAACACAACAAGTTTTTCAAACAAAAAATGACATTGTAGCATTATCTGCATCTGGAACTGGAGCAGTTGAAGCAAGTGTAATTAACATTGTAAAAAAAGGTGATAAAATTATCATTCCTGTTAATGGAGAATTTAGTGGAAGACTTGCAGAATTAATCGAAGCTCAAGGAGCTCATGTAGTAAAACTTCAAACTCCACCAGGACAAAATGCAACTTTTGATCAAGTCAAAGAAGCATTTGATAACAATAAAGATGTAAAAGCATTCTATGTAGTACACAACGAAACCTCTACAGGAACTATGGTAAATTATCTAGATAGAATTTCAGATTTAACATCACGTAATGATGCAATGTACATTGTAGATTCAGTTTCCATCCTTGGAGGTGTTAACCTTCCTGTTGACAAATGGAATATTGATGTATGTATGACAGGAGCACAAAAAGCAATTGCAGCTCCACCAGGAATATCTCCTATCTCTGTTAGTCCTAAAGCTAAAAAATACATGATTGCAAATCCTCCACCAACAATGTACTTCAATTTAGCAAGATATTTCAAATATTATGAAGAATCAAAACATACTCCATTTACACCAGCATTACCTTTGCTTTATGCATACAGAGAAGCATTGTCTATAATGTTAGAAGAAGGGCTTGAACATGTATTCAAGCGTCATAAAGTTTGTTCTGATGCTCTCTATTCTAGTTTAAGCGCAATTGGTCTTACACCATTTGCAAAACAAGAAGATCGCTCTATCTCAATTATAGCATTAAATTACTTGGATGGATTAGAAGATAAAATTTTCCGAGATACATTAGCTGATAAATTCAAAGTGTTAGTAGCTGGTGGATTTGGAAATCTAAAAGGTAAAGTATTCCGAGTTGGATGTATGGGAGAAGTTAACAAATATCATGTTATGAGAACAGTATCTGCTATTTCATCAACATTAGCTATGATGGGATACAAAACAGATGCTCAAGCAGGTCTCAAAACAGCAGAAGAAAAACTCAAAGCTCTATAA